In Rutidosis leptorrhynchoides isolate AG116_Rl617_1_P2 chromosome 6, CSIRO_AGI_Rlap_v1, whole genome shotgun sequence, the DNA window aaaccggatttacgccgtcgtagtaacaccgcgggctgttttgggttagttaattaaaaactatgataaactttgatttaaaagttgttattctgagaaaatgatttttattatgaacatgaaactatatccaaaaattatggttaaactcaaagtggaagtatgttttctaaaatggtcatctagacgtcgttctttcgactgaaatgactacctttacaaaaacgacttgtaacttatttttccgactataaacctatactttttctgtttagattcataaaatatagttcaatatgaaaccatagcaatttgattcactcaaaacggatttaaaatgaagaagttatgggtaaaacaaaattggataatttttctcattttagctacgtgaaaattggtaacaaatctattccaaccataacttaatcaacttgtattgtatattatgtaatcttgagataccatagacacgtatacaatgtttcgacctatcatgtcgacacatctatatatatttcggaacaaccatagacactctatatgtgaatgttggagttagctatacagggttgaggttgattccaaaatatatatagtttgagttgtgatcaatactgagatacgtatacactgggtcgtggattgattcaagataatatttatcgatttatttttgtacatctaactgtggacaactagttgtaggttactaacgaggacagctgacttaataaacttaaaacatcaaaatatattaaaagtgttgtaaatatattttgaacatactttgatatatatgtatatattgttataggttcgtgaatcaaccagtggccaagtcttacttcccgacgaagtaaaaaatctgtgaaagtgagttatagtcccacttttaaaatctaatatttttgggatgagaatacatgcaggttttataaatgatttacaaaatagacacaagtacgtgaaactacattctatggttgaattatcaaaatcgaatatgcccctttttattaagtctggtaatctaagaattagggaacagacaccctaattgacgcgaatcctaaagatagatctattgggcctaacaagccccatccaaagtaccggatgctttagtacttcgaaatttatatcatatccgaagggtgtcccggaatgatggggatattcttatatatgcatcttgttaatgtcggttaccaggtgttcaccatatgaatgatttttatctctatgtatgggatgtgtattgaaatatgaaatcttgtggtctattattatgatttgatatatataggttaaacctataactcaccaacatttttgttgacgttttaagcatgtttattctcaggtgattattaagagcttccgctgtcgcatacttaaataaggacgagatttggagtccatgcttgtatgatattgtgtaaaaactgcattcaagaaacttattttgttgtaacatatttgtattgtaaaccattatgtaatggtcgtgtgtaaacaggatattttagattatcattatttgataatctacgtaaagctttttaaacctttattgatgaaataaaggttatggtttgttttaaaatgaatgcagtctttgaaaaacgtctcatatagaggtcaaaacctcgcaaagaaatcaattaatatggaacgtttttaatcaataagaacgggacatttcaaaacgtgttattgcgaagcatctaagttggGCAAATTCACAACTTAGGTAGATAATATGTATAAGTTCCATCATTTCGCCTACACTTCAATTATAATCTTTGTCCACTATAGAGGGCTTTTCCTTCCCTATTATAATTACTGCGTGTTCACTTGCTTGTATGGACTTTAACCATTTTTTAAATAACATAGTTAAACTTCAAACAAAATATTTGTCATTCACAATGAAGTAAAACATGTATCATTTATTTAAAGAATTGCATATACATTTATGCCTATAGAATTACAATATTTCTGAGTTTTTCTGCGCGAAAATCATTGCGCTATTAACAACCTATGCGTGATATCTTCTTAACAGCGTAGCATGCCATGCATTAGGGATGATTCTTCCTTCAATGTATGCGAATAATGATACACGTACCTGCACGCATGGAGCTCGTGCGTATCACATGCAGCGCACACGTCCTGAATATTGCCAGAACATCTAATTAGGAGGTGCGCATGCGGGTATTGCTTAGCGTACACGAAAGCAATCAGTATGATTTTATCCATAATTAAACGTGatccttttccaactataaacccgtTATTTATGGTTGTTATTCGGTAGGATCTAGAACCTAAATATGAggtaatctagggttagggtttcattataaatacaaccctaacctCCTTCACTCAACACAACGTTTCTGTATTACTCGAAATTAAGATTGCATCCAGAAAACACTCTTACAGTAACAGGTATGTTCCACGAACATAAACCCTATGCAACCACCTTTAATGGCTATTGTTGCGGCAACTGCGATCAATGGTGAACGTAGTTTTGATCACCCTTTCGTAGATCCTCATCTCAATAAAGGTTATTCACGGtaaaccggaccggagatcaaaaCTATAAACGTTCTTAAACACTCCCTCATGCACTCAACTTTAACTTTGCTATTTGAGCATATTTATGTTCGATCAGCGAACTTGTAAGAACCAACCGCGTTAATTGCTATTTTTTGGTAGGGACCTTCCCATTTGGGTCCCAATTTACCAACATTTTCTGCGCGACTTGCTTCATTTTTACGCAAAACCCACTCGCCTACATCGAAGGCTAAAGCACACACCTTTTTGTTATAATATTTCGCAATCTGTTGCTTGTTATTCGCTTCTTTTATCGCAGCCATCAATCTGCGTTCTTTCATAAAATTTTAATTTTCGCATAAAGTGTCATTATTCGCAGATTCATCAAAATTGGCAACCCTATGTGTTGGCACTAGGATTTCGGCGGGAATCATTGCCTCCGAGCCATACACAAGACTAAAGGGTATTTCGCCAGTACTCCTTTTAAATGTTGTGCGATGTGCCCATAGCACATTGGATAGTTCATCAACCCATCCAGTGCGTTTTTCATTTAAGCGCTTTTTAATGCCGCTATAATGTCGCGGTTAGTAACTTCGCACAACCCATTAGCTTGCAGGTGTGCAACTGAAGTAAATTTTTGCACAATGTCCATTTCAACGCACCAAAATTTAAAGGGATATTTCGCTATCTGTGCCCCGTTATCACTTACAATTTCGCGAGGAATGCAAATCGGCAAATGATATATTCCCgtacaaaatttcgcacttgcactGCTGTAATTGTGCGCAATGCTTTTTCTTTCACCCACTTGGTGAAATAATCAATTGCTACAATCAGGAATTTTACATTTCCTGCTCCCGCAGGAAATAGCCCTACAATATCGATCGCCCATTTGTAAAATGGACATGGCGAATTTACTCGAATCATGTCATGCCTTGATTTTCTGTTCTGCGGTGCATGCCTTTGCTAACTTTTGCATCTTTTTACTATTTTTGCCACATCGCGATATAGGGTtggccaaaagtaacccatccACATAATTTTTGACGCAATAGTTTTGTAACCAGAATGCAGTGAACAAGAACCATTATGTACTTCTTTAATGATCATCTCTGCCTCTGCTGGCCCAACACATCGCATTAGTGGCCCGTAGTAAGATTTGAGGTACAAGATGTCATTTTCAGTGATATACATAGGTGATCTCATGCGCACTAATCTTGTTTGATTTTTATCTTCTGGCAGCGTATTATTGCGTAGATTTTCAATAATAGGATTCATCCAATTTGGCTGCGCTTCCTCAATAGCCGCAAAAATTAATCCGCCATCAATTGCTTTGTTCGATAATTCTTCCACCCAAACTTGCCTTTGAAAATGCGAAAAAATTAAAGATGCTAGTTTGCTTAGTCCATCTGCTTTTTTGTTTTTACTTCTTGAAAATTGCGCAAGCTCAAAATGCTCAAACTTTTCTGCAGCCTCCTTTAACAATTTCAAATACTTATGCATAGAAAGTTCATGCGCGTCAAATGAGCCATTAAACTGATTTGAAACTAACTGTGAATTAACATATGCACGTAACTTAGTGATATTCATTTTATGCACAATGTTTAATCCAGCGAGTAGCGCTTCATACTCAGCTTCATTATTTGTAACATCAAAGTTGAAACGCAACGCGTACGTATGTTCCTCGCCACTTGGACTTGTTAAAACTAATCCTGCGCCAGCGCCTTCTGTGCATGATGCACCATATGTAAATAAATCTCATGTTTCACCTTGTACAGGTTTCAACGTTGTTCTTTCATGGATTACTTCCAATTCGCCCATCATTTCTGACAGATAATCCGCGAGAACTTGCCCTTTCATAGAAGTTCGCGGAAGGTAAGTTATTTCATAAGATCCCAACTCAATTGCCCACTTAGCAAGCCTTCCAGATATTTCGGGCTTATTTAGGACATGTTTAACTGGCAAATCAGTTAAAACATGAATAGGTAGCCCTTGAAAATACCCCCGCAATCTTCTTAAAGTTAAGAGTAATGCGCATACAAATTTCTCCATTGGCACATAGTTAATTTCACTTCTCGCGAGTGCCTTACTTACAAAATAAATTGGCTTTTATGTTTTTTCACATTCTGCAACCAACACTGATCCAAAAGCTTCATTTGCAATTAAGACATAAGGATATAAAATTTCACCATTTATAGGTGCAGTTAACGTAGGCAGTATAActactctcatttttccattcttatTTTACTTTATGACCTTAGGGTTTTGTGTGCTCGTAAACTTGATTTGACAAAACGTTGACCAAatagtaaacttttagtcgacactctctGT includes these proteins:
- the LOC139854405 gene encoding uncharacterized protein gives rise to the protein MEKFVCALLLTLRRLRGYFQGLPIHVLTDLPVKHVLNKPEISGRLAKWAIELGSYEITYLPRTSMKGQVLADYLSEMMGELEVIHERTTLKPVQEGAGAGLVLTSPSGEEHTYALRFNFDVTNNEAEYEALLAGLNIVHKMNITKLRAYVNSQLVSNQFNGSFDAHELSMHKYLKLLKEAAEKFEHFELAQFSRSKNKKADGLSKLASLIFSHFQRQVWVEELSNKAIDGGLIFAAIEEAQPNWMNPIIENLRNNTLPEDKNQTRLVRMRSPMYITENDILYLKSYYGPLMRCVGPAEAEMIIKEVHNGSCSLHSGYKTIASKIMWMGYFWPTLYRDVAKIVKRCKRLFPAGAGNVKFLIVAIDYFTKWVKEKALRTITAVQRLNEKRTGWVDELSNVLWAHRTTFKRSTGEIPFSLVYGSEAMIPAEILVPTHRVANFDESANNDTLCEN